In a genomic window of Dyadobacter fermentans DSM 18053:
- a CDS encoding heme exporter protein CcmB: protein MNEIKTLIWKEVTLEWRQKYALSGMLLYVVSTVFVCYLSFNLRRNQLTPIVWNTLFWIILLFTAVNAIAKSFSQERHGRLLYYYNLCSPQAIIISKIIYNSLVMAVLSVMGFVFYAFVMGNPIQDNGLFSICILLASTGFASVLTLIAGIASKADNSATLMAVLSFPIILPMLLMTIRLAKNAMDGLDWSVSTDEITTLLSIDLIVITLSYLLFPYLWRS from the coding sequence TTGAACGAGATTAAGACCCTGATCTGGAAAGAAGTAACGCTCGAATGGCGCCAGAAATACGCCCTCAGCGGAATGCTGCTTTACGTGGTCAGTACCGTATTTGTTTGCTACCTCAGTTTTAACCTCCGCCGCAACCAACTCACGCCGATCGTCTGGAACACGCTGTTCTGGATTATTTTGCTTTTCACGGCGGTGAATGCCATTGCCAAAAGTTTTTCGCAGGAGCGCCACGGGCGGCTGCTTTATTATTACAATTTGTGCAGCCCGCAGGCCATTATCATCTCCAAAATCATCTATAACTCGCTGGTAATGGCGGTGTTATCGGTGATGGGATTTGTGTTTTATGCATTTGTGATGGGCAATCCCATCCAGGATAACGGCCTGTTTTCGATCTGTATCCTGCTGGCTTCCACGGGGTTCGCTTCCGTTCTCACACTCATCGCGGGCATTGCGTCCAAGGCCGACAACAGCGCCACGCTCATGGCCGTGCTTAGTTTCCCGATCATCCTGCCGATGCTGCTGATGACGATCCGTTTGGCCAAAAACGCCATGGATGGGCTCGACTGGTCGGTGAGCACCGATGAAATCACCACACTATTATCGATCGATCTGATAGTAATTACGCTCTCCTACCTGCTTTTTCCGTATTTATGGAGGAGCTGA
- a CDS encoding FeoA family protein, translated as MSARTVSHLKKGEKGIIKSFTDRAMSLKLLEMGCLPGCEVRLDAIAPFGDPICINVGGNYSLSLRLNEAAVIELE; from the coding sequence ATGTCGGCTCGCACCGTTTCGCACCTTAAAAAGGGTGAAAAAGGCATAATCAAATCATTTACAGACCGTGCAATGTCCCTCAAACTGCTCGAAATGGGCTGTTTGCCGGGTTGCGAGGTGCGGCTGGACGCGATTGCGCCATTCGGTGACCCGATCTGCATTAACGTTGGCGGGAATTACAGCCTGTCGTTGCGTTTGAACGAAGCCGCAGTGATTGAATTAGAGTAA
- the feoB gene encoding ferrous iron transport protein B — translation MKQGNIKVALVGNPNAGKSTLFNALTGMRQKTGNFPGVTVEKKSGTFRIAGVNGHGGDAHVTLVDLPGTYSIYPKSKDETVVMDILANPKHPDFPNVVVIVADASNLQRNLLLFTEINDLGIPTVLALNMLDVAGSMNLTVNAVQLAMQLNVPVVRINARTGEGVKGLKEAIRQVAERTEQPALQYFYEPKENEIGLINEVKEIHHLDNDYVALQYVCQHDNFSFLEQPVRAKLDALIEKYGFDENNFLANETVARYEKIKPIVSKAVKSEGVTEQPYWTRKLDAILLHRVWGYVTFALVLLVVFQAIFAWASYPMDMIDAGTAAAIEWTKNALPEGVLNDLITDGIMAGIGGIIIFIPQIAILFALVAILEESGYMARVMVIMDKLMRRFGLNGRSVVPLISGVACAVPAIMTTRSISSRYERLLTILVTPLMSCSARLPIYAILIAVVVPETKLLGIFNVQGLVLFGLYLLGLLGALGSAWLLSLFIPRKEPSYFMLEMPSYKLPRWGHVGFSMYESVKSFVLEAGKVIMAISIILWVLASYGPGDAMDNAEQQMVTTMTAAPQEEIDAAVASARLESSYAGQFGRFIEPVIRPLGYDWKIGIALLASFAAREVFVGTMATIYSISGDSEDVLTVKQRLIQEKNPETGGQMFTPAVCYSLLIFYVFAMMCMSTIAVVYRETRGWKWPMIQLAYLSVLAYVSAFVVYQVLS, via the coding sequence TTGAAACAGGGAAATATTAAAGTTGCGCTGGTAGGTAACCCAAATGCCGGCAAGTCTACGCTATTTAATGCACTCACCGGAATGCGCCAGAAAACAGGTAATTTTCCGGGAGTTACAGTCGAAAAGAAATCAGGAACATTCCGCATTGCAGGTGTGAACGGGCACGGCGGCGACGCCCATGTGACGCTCGTCGATCTGCCGGGTACATATAGTATATACCCCAAATCGAAGGATGAAACGGTGGTAATGGACATTCTCGCCAACCCGAAACATCCCGATTTTCCGAATGTGGTGGTGATCGTCGCCGATGCCTCCAACCTCCAACGAAACCTGCTCCTTTTTACGGAAATCAACGACCTGGGCATTCCAACCGTCCTCGCATTGAACATGCTCGACGTCGCCGGAAGCATGAACCTCACCGTGAATGCCGTCCAGCTCGCGATGCAGCTCAATGTGCCTGTGGTGCGCATTAATGCACGAACGGGCGAAGGGGTGAAGGGTTTGAAGGAAGCCATCCGACAAGTGGCCGAGCGTACCGAGCAGCCCGCATTGCAGTATTTTTACGAACCAAAGGAAAATGAAATAGGGCTGATCAACGAGGTGAAGGAGATTCACCATCTTGATAATGACTATGTTGCGCTGCAATATGTCTGTCAGCATGATAACTTCTCTTTCCTTGAACAGCCCGTCCGCGCCAAGCTCGATGCGCTGATTGAGAAATACGGCTTCGATGAAAACAACTTCCTCGCCAACGAAACCGTGGCGCGGTACGAAAAAATCAAACCGATCGTTTCCAAGGCCGTCAAATCCGAGGGTGTCACCGAGCAGCCTTACTGGACGCGCAAACTGGACGCCATCCTGCTGCACCGTGTGTGGGGTTACGTAACCTTTGCATTGGTGCTGCTCGTTGTATTTCAGGCCATTTTCGCCTGGGCATCCTACCCGATGGACATGATCGACGCCGGTACGGCCGCTGCCATTGAATGGACCAAAAACGCATTGCCCGAAGGCGTGCTCAACGACCTCATCACCGACGGCATCATGGCCGGCATCGGTGGTATCATCATCTTCATCCCGCAAATCGCGATTCTTTTCGCATTGGTCGCCATTCTCGAAGAATCGGGTTATATGGCGCGGGTAATGGTAATTATGGATAAATTAATGCGCCGTTTCGGTCTGAATGGCCGCAGTGTGGTGCCGCTGATTTCCGGCGTAGCTTGTGCGGTGCCTGCCATCATGACCACACGCAGCATCAGCAGCCGCTACGAACGCCTGCTCACAATTCTCGTAACGCCGTTGATGAGCTGCTCCGCACGCCTGCCCATTTACGCGATCCTCATTGCAGTAGTAGTTCCCGAAACCAAGTTATTGGGCATTTTTAATGTGCAGGGATTGGTACTTTTCGGCCTTTACCTGCTCGGCTTGCTCGGCGCATTAGGCTCGGCGTGGCTGCTATCATTGTTTATTCCAAGAAAAGAACCGAGCTATTTCATGCTCGAAATGCCGTCTTACAAGCTGCCGCGTTGGGGGCATGTAGGTTTTTCGATGTACGAAAGCGTGAAATCCTTCGTACTCGAAGCCGGTAAGGTGATTATGGCTATTTCCATCATCCTATGGGTGCTCGCATCGTATGGCCCGGGCGATGCCATGGACAACGCCGAGCAGCAAATGGTAACCACCATGACCGCCGCTCCGCAGGAAGAAATCGACGCTGCGGTGGCATCCGCCCGCCTCGAAAGCTCCTACGCAGGGCAGTTCGGTCGCTTTATCGAGCCGGTGATCAGGCCATTGGGCTATGACTGGAAAATCGGCATTGCATTACTTGCATCGTTCGCTGCACGGGAAGTGTTCGTCGGCACAATGGCCACCATTTACAGCATCAGCGGCGATTCCGAGGATGTGCTTACCGTCAAGCAAAGGCTTATTCAGGAGAAAAATCCGGAAACCGGCGGACAAATGTTCACACCGGCTGTATGCTACTCGCTACTGATATTCTACGTGTTCGCAATGATGTGTATGAGCACCATCGCCGTAGTCTACCGCGAAACCCGCGGCTGGAAATGGCCCATGATCCAACTCGCATACCTAAGCGTGCTGGCCTATGTTTCGGCATTTGTAGTGTATCAGGTTTTGAGTTAG
- a CDS encoding DUF5615 family PIN-like protein — translation MNFLCDVHIPIKLAKFLQSKGHSAKHVNQLPAKWHTDDSEICTVADHNGWIVITKDEDFRASFLLRRTPRKLIRISLGNISNSALIELFSEHLALIEDIDQHQYFYFELGKINTLYTF, via the coding sequence ATGAACTTCCTTTGTGACGTTCATATTCCCATTAAACTGGCGAAGTTTTTGCAAAGTAAAGGCCATTCAGCGAAGCATGTAAACCAGTTACCGGCTAAATGGCATACCGATGATTCGGAAATTTGCACGGTTGCAGATCACAACGGATGGATTGTCATTACGAAAGATGAAGATTTCCGAGCTTCGTTCCTTCTTCGCCGGACACCCCGCAAGCTAATCCGTATCAGCCTCGGGAACATTTCCAACAGTGCATTGATCGAGCTATTTTCGGAGCATCTTGCTTTGATCGAGGATATTGATCAACACCAGTACTTCTATTTCGAACTGGGGAAAATCAATACCCTCTATACTTTCTAA
- a CDS encoding DUF433 domain-containing protein, which translates to MEYLERITIDPGVCHGKPCIRRMRWPVEVIIDLLGSGMSILEILEDHPELEREDILASLNYAKMLVSGRAIDEAA; encoded by the coding sequence ATGGAATATCTTGAAAGAATCACGATCGATCCCGGCGTTTGCCACGGCAAACCATGCATCCGCAGAATGCGTTGGCCTGTGGAAGTGATTATAGACTTGCTGGGTTCCGGAATGTCGATTTTAGAAATCCTTGAAGATCATCCGGAGCTTGAAAGAGAAGATATTTTGGCTAGTTTAAATTATGCCAAAATGCTGGTATCTGGTCGGGCAATTGACGAGGCTGCGTAA
- a CDS encoding NAD(P)H-hydrate dehydratase, producing MKIFNVEQIRALDAHTIAHEPIASIDLMERASQAFVRCFCNQYVNTRPVAVFCGKGNNGGDGLAIARLLSGSGYDVQVFIVEYTLHATDDFRQNLSRLGNHLTPRRIHSENDLPQLPKQVVCIDALLGSGLSRPVDGLLAIVIGHLNALPNRIVAVDVASGLYTDQPNGPSDVIIKPRYTITFQLPKLAFMLPQNAEYVGEWHVVDIGLNAGYIAETNTPYHFTDKPEAEKRIVPRQKFSHKGTFGHAVLIAGSFGKMGAAVLSGRACLRSGVGLLTMHVPACGYAIAQISVPEAMTTVDDTEKYISKSPDLNSATAIGIGPGIGQDPATVKALEKVLEKAKVPVIVDADALNILSTNRHLLFKLPANTILTPHPKEFQRLAGESSNEFERLEKARAFSSKYKVIICLKGANTAVVLPNGEVHFNSTGNPGMATGGTGDVLTGIITSLLAQKYDPADAAILGVYQHGLAGDRAAEARGQTALIASDVIEHLGW from the coding sequence ATGAAGATTTTCAACGTAGAACAAATCCGGGCATTGGATGCCCACACGATCGCACACGAACCCATTGCCTCCATCGACCTGATGGAACGCGCTTCACAAGCATTTGTGCGCTGCTTTTGCAATCAATATGTCAATACCCGCCCGGTTGCCGTCTTTTGCGGCAAGGGAAACAATGGCGGCGACGGCCTCGCGATCGCCCGGCTGCTGAGTGGTTCGGGCTACGATGTGCAGGTTTTTATCGTGGAATATACATTGCACGCGACCGACGATTTCCGGCAAAACTTGTCACGGCTCGGCAACCATCTGACGCCCCGGCGCATTCATTCGGAGAACGATCTTCCGCAGCTGCCCAAACAGGTCGTTTGCATCGACGCGCTCCTCGGCTCCGGCCTCTCGCGCCCGGTGGACGGGCTGCTCGCCATCGTAATCGGGCATTTGAATGCATTACCCAACAGGATTGTGGCCGTAGACGTTGCAAGCGGCCTCTACACCGACCAGCCGAACGGCCCTTCCGACGTCATCATCAAGCCCAGGTACACCATTACGTTCCAGCTACCAAAACTCGCCTTTATGCTCCCCCAAAACGCGGAGTATGTGGGTGAATGGCATGTGGTGGACATCGGCCTGAATGCCGGTTACATCGCGGAAACCAATACGCCTTATCACTTTACGGACAAGCCGGAAGCCGAAAAACGCATTGTTCCGAGGCAAAAATTCTCGCACAAAGGCACATTCGGGCATGCGGTACTCATTGCGGGGAGTTTTGGAAAAATGGGCGCGGCGGTGCTCTCGGGTCGCGCTTGCCTGCGCTCGGGCGTCGGCCTGCTTACGATGCACGTACCTGCATGCGGCTACGCGATTGCCCAGATTTCCGTTCCCGAAGCCATGACGACCGTTGATGATACGGAAAAATACATCAGTAAATCTCCCGACCTCAATTCGGCTACTGCCATCGGTATTGGTCCGGGCATCGGCCAGGACCCTGCCACGGTGAAAGCATTGGAAAAGGTGCTGGAAAAAGCGAAAGTACCTGTTATCGTCGATGCGGATGCACTGAACATTCTCTCAACCAACCGGCATTTGCTTTTCAAATTGCCGGCGAACACTATTCTCACGCCGCACCCGAAGGAATTTCAGCGGCTCGCTGGGGAAAGCAGCAATGAATTCGAGCGATTGGAGAAAGCGAGGGCGTTTTCGTCCAAATACAAAGTGATTATTTGCTTAAAGGGCGCCAACACCGCCGTGGTACTTCCGAATGGCGAAGTGCATTTCAACTCAACCGGCAACCCGGGCATGGCCACCGGCGGCACAGGCGACGTCCTCACGGGCATCATCACCAGCCTGCTCGCCCAAAAATACGACCCCGCCGACGCCGCCATTCTGGGCGTGTACCAGCACGGCCTCGCCGGCGACCGCGCCGCCGAAGCCCGCGGCCAAACCGCGCTGATCGCATCGGACGTGATCGAGCATTTGGGTTGGTAA